One genomic segment of Elgaria multicarinata webbii isolate HBS135686 ecotype San Diego chromosome 9, rElgMul1.1.pri, whole genome shotgun sequence includes these proteins:
- the LOC134403938 gene encoding olfactory receptor 5V1-like, which yields MDGKNETQLREFIFLGFSSLSSGHAYLFLIFLAAYVATMMGNLMLLILVLMDSRLHSPMYLFLSHLSCLDICVSSVVVPRILANLLRQKHTISYNQCLAQTFFLIGFAGCEPALLAVMAYDRYAAICRPLYYSHLMSNRVCIQLAVATWVWGFLDAAVHVTLASTLSFCGVNQIPHIFCDIPPLLKITCSDTRVNELANHITSIFVGLGPFLFIILSYFYILDSILRIRSNTSRHKAFSTCASHITVVTLCVGNGFLNYNRPSTGYSLETDTFIATMFCIVTPMLNPLIYSLRNQEVKAALRKVLHCQRAV from the coding sequence ATGGATGGAAAGAACGAAACACAGCTTAGAGAGTTTATCTTCTTGGGCTTCTCCAGCCTCTCAAGCGGCCATGCCTACCTCTTCTTGATTTTCCTCGCTGCCTACGTGGCCACCATGATGGGCAACCTCATGCTATTAATCCTGGTCCTAATGGATTCCCGTCTCCACAGCCCTATGTATTTGTTCCTCAGCCACCTGTCCTGCTTGGATATTTGTGTTTCTTCCGTTGTCGTGCCCAGGATCCTGGCCAACCTCCTACGCCAGAAACACACCATCTCTTACAACCAGTGCCTGGCCCAGACATTCTTCCTGATCGGGTTTGCTGGGTGTGAGCCTGCCCTGCTGGCTGTCATGGCCTACGACCGCTATGCTGCCATTTGCCGGCCTCTGTACTACTCCCACCTCATGAGTAACAGGGTGTGCATCCAGCTCGCTGTGGCCACTTGGGTCTGGGGCTTCCTAGATGCAGCTGTCCATGTCACTCTGGCGTCCACATTGTCCTTCTGTGGAGTCAACCAGATTCCCCACATATTTTGTGACATCCCCCCACTCTTGAAAATCACCTGCAGTGATACACGTGTCAACGAACTGGCCAATCACATCACAAGCATCTTTGTGGGGCTCGGTCCCTTCCTCTTCATCATCCTGTCATATTTCTACATCCTGGACTCCATTCTGCGGATTCGCTCCAATACCAGCCGACACAAAGCTTTCTCCACCTGTGCCTCCCACATCACTGTGGTCACCCTCTGTGTTGGAAATGGATTCCTGAACTACAACAGACCAAGTACTGGCTACTCTCTGGAGACAGACACCTTCATCGCCACAATGTTTTGCATAGTCACCCCTATGCTCAACCCCCTCATCTACAGCCTCCGCAACCAGGAGGTGAAGGCAGCTCTGAGGAAGGTTCTCCACTGTCAGAGGGCCGTTTAA